A DNA window from Schistocerca gregaria isolate iqSchGreg1 chromosome 2, iqSchGreg1.2, whole genome shotgun sequence contains the following coding sequences:
- the LOC126335849 gene encoding odorant receptor 43a-like, producing the protein MKDGEGRVSARDTTALTWDYTKKSLLWLNVRLLWAFGVWPLSNSRLHFVTKSILFLLAVGNAIENTLGVWANLGDMEEVTYSLMNAFTIAAGVAKTGHFFLFQGRYCLLVRRVDAIVSSQRGYCESDPEMLAVTRRCRKMALRMTVAAFTYLTALCLIWALSPVVVHPGERWLPFNHFPLEPAPLPLYYELSYAVQSASSLLYIQVSFAVDFFFTVAMIIITEQLMILNARLAQLHLYSGGGKLRITATRVLRKVTTEDRDDMYDELCLCIDTHQEIMRLISFLDSVMNPIVLTQFMLSVMAACLTLYQQTYSPDGNSVMKSASYLPTPGIEVFVYCWGAHSIREQGEAVSEAAYSCSWFDGSPRIKRALRMVMCRAHKPLVVTAGRLYAINRATFLSLVNASYSYFALLSRIHNR; encoded by the exons ATGAAGGATGGTGAAGGACGTGTCTCTGCCCGAGATACCACTGCTTTGACGTGGGACTACACGAAAAAGTCACTGCTGTGGCTAAATGTCCGCCTGCTGTGGGCGTTTGGTGTGTGGCCGTTATCAAACTCCCGGCTCCATTTCGTCACCAAGAGCATACTGTTCCTACTGGCGGTGGGTAATGCCATCGAGAACACTCTCGGTGTCTGGGCGAACCTGGGAGACATGGAGGAAGTAACGTACTCGCTGATGAATGCCTTCACCATAGCGGCCGGGGTCGCTAAAACTGGCCACTTTTTCCTCTTCCAAGGCAGGTACTGTCTCCTCGTGCGCCGCGTCGACGCCATAGTGTCGAGTCAACGCGGCTATTGCGAGAGTGACCCCGAAATGCTGGCCGTGACGAGGCGGTGTCGCAAGATGGCGCTTCGCATGACGGTGGCTGCCTTCACGTACCTGACGGCGCTGTGCCTCATCTGGGCGCTGTCGCCGGTCGTGGTGCACCCAGGAGAGCGCTGGCTGCCGTTCAACCACTTCCCCTTGGAGCCGGCACCGCTTCCACTGTACTACGAGCTGTCGTACGCAGTTCAGAGCGCCTCTTCGCTACTGTACATCCAAGTCAGTTTCGCCGTGGACTTCTTCTTCACGGTGGCGATGATCATCATCACGGAGCAACTTATGATCTTGAACGCACGCCTCGCCCAGCTGCATTTATATTCCGGTGGGGGGAAATTAAGAATAACTGCTACGAGGGTTCTGAGGAAGGTAACAACGGAGGACCGAGACGATATGTACGACGAACTCTGCCTTTGCATTGACACACATCAGGAAATTATGAG GCTGATATCTTTCCTGGACAGTGTGATGAACCCAATCGTTCTGACGCAGTTCATGCTGAGTGTCATGGCTGCGTGTCTCACTCTGTACCAACAGACGTAT AGTCCTGACGGGAATTCAGTGATGAAGAGCGCCTCCTACCTGCCGACTCCTGGCATTGAGGTGTTCGTGTACTGCTGGGGAGCACACAGCATCCGTGAACAG GGAGAAGCTGTGTCGGAGGCGGCATATAGCTGCTCCTGGTTCGATGGCAGCCCTCGCATCAAGCGTGCCCTCCGGATGGTCATGTGCCGAGCACACAAACCGCTGGTCGTCACGGCGGGAAGGCTCTACGCCATCAACAGGGCCACTTTCCTCTCG TTGGTGAATGCTTCCTATTCCTACTTTGCACTGCTGAGCCGCATCCACAACCGCTAG